One genomic window of Arvicanthis niloticus isolate mArvNil1 chromosome 24, mArvNil1.pat.X, whole genome shotgun sequence includes the following:
- the Prr36 gene encoding proline-rich protein 36 isoform X3 — protein sequence MDKRDRIKSGTAPRMPASRPPGLLTPRPPSGSARPPPPVTTAALRVLEANGAMGRRPLVERAPGVCKAALPQTSKAALPQTGKAALPQPSKATLPQPSKATLPQTTIHGPPARSAGAGPRSPANRSPASGKGERAPLKTSGQSSVSSPGRASSGIARPGPVVQKGLQPLTKEPVVRGKTSETPKRNTLSSGTRRVLSADSLGPTSGAPSPAITRRSRAPATEMGLPQSAPSARQRPLTTEASRKPVTSASEPSATEPSPVIRRRSVAGGSLQKSVSRSLIPSATPQLSPSRSGVSPRGTPRAPVHTSQLKSKGQQALHPTQTTVPRKNRPSVQSLNPASSLVTPASSGASSVQVPEDPLQTTLPPSPPATPPLPASFQLPQAQASSQAMPSQSGHGSPSPPPLSLQNLPSPPATPPLQAPPTCLGTEEASDSPPPRAVMSPSLPPLIQSMPPNQASSVSQPQETLLATPSSPTPLPLATPPPQLLPSPPISPQNLPTPIATPSQLPLSTLTAPPFQANFSVSPPLPQATPSNQTTPPLQDPLFLAISPPVSSSTSTLPPVLAPPSAVVTPPLVFPPSPTLPISQASLLTLQPALASSPQQATPPPLALSPLSTQLSMGSLSLQASPSFLPTPPMQPHALPSPPLQAAPVTYPLPLSSPSASPPLPALLSPPASPPLEGPLSPSASPSSPLATPPPEAPPSLGSPTLSPLATPPPQAPPLTLPPLPASTTSLDTTVSSPQDPPLALPPLQTSPSPLTIPSPQTPPSLALPPLQSPSSPLATATPPLQIPLVVLPTLQTPPSPLTTLPPGAPPGLTSPVVQPPSPPASPPLQAPRRPPTPGPDVPISGPRLTLALAPAPPLPPSRSPSSTLSGPDLAGHSSSATSTPEELRGYDSGPEGCATISPAPDAELAACHPASWSRSSAPPLAVRGTPGVPLQWPPTAGPGSSDGLCTIYEAEGPESVAPTPGSLDVEPEPRPGSGSAKVTAAACAGASSRSPKSARLGELPLGALQASVVQHLLSRTLLLAAAEGAAASSEGGSGGSGGGGVSGGSRAPLSDAELGRWAELLSPLDESRASITSVTSFSPDDVASPQGDWTVVEVETFH from the exons ATGGACAAGAGGGATAGGATAAAATCAGGAACTGCCCCGCGGATGCCGGCTTCACGACCCCCTGGCCTTCTGACCCCTAGGCCTCCTTCAGGGTCTGCTCGACCTCCTCCCCCTGTAACCACTGCTGCCCTCCGAGTCTTGGAAGCAAACGGAGCTATGGGGCGAAGGCCTCTGGTGGAGCGAGCCCCAGGCGTCTGCAAAGCGGCTCTTCCACAGACCAGCAAAGCGGCTCTTCCACAGACCGGCAAAGCGGCTCTTCCACAGCCCAGCAAAGCGACTCTCCCACAGCCCAGCAAAGCGACTCTTCCACAGACTACTATTCACGGGCCACCAGCACGCAGTGCTGGGGCAGGTCCTCGAAGCCCAG CCAACAGGTCCCCAGCttctgggaaaggagagagggccCCTCTGAAGACCTCTGGCCAGAGTTCTGTTTCTAGCCCGGGGCGTGCCAGCAGTGGGATCGCCAG ACCAGGCCCCGTTGTCCAGAAGGGACTCCAACCTCTGACTAAGGAACCTGTGGTCAGAGGTAAAACATCAGAGACGCCCAAAAGGAATACTCTGAGCTCTGGAACACGAAGAG TTTTATCTGCAGATTCTTTAGGGCCCACCTCAGGAGCCCCCTCCCCCGCCATCACCCGTCGGTCAAGGGCCCCAGCTACAGAGATGGGACTTCCTCAATCAGCTCCCAGTGCCAGACAGCGTCCTCTAACCACCGAGGCATCCAGGAAACCTGTGACCAGTGCTTCTGAACCCAGTGCCACGGAGCCGAGCCCAGTCATTAGGAGGCGCTCTGTCGCTGGTGGCAGCCTGCAAAAGTCGGTCTCCCGTTCACTGATCCCCAGTGCTACTCCTCAGCTCTCCCCATCCCGCTCCGGGGTCTCACCGCGTGGAACCCCACGGGCTCCTGTGCACACCTCGCAGCTCAAGTCGAAAGGGCAGcaagctctgcacccaacccaGACCACAGTCCCAAGGAAGAACAGGCCCTCTGTACAGAGCCTGAATCCTGCTTCATCTTTAGTCACGCCTGCTTCATCTGGTGCTTCCTCTGTTCAGGTCCCAGAAGATCCCTTGCAGACCACacttcctccctctccacctgCCACCCCGCCTCTACCTGCTTCATTTCAACTACCCCAAGCACAAGCCTCTTCACAGGCAATGCCCTCACAGTCTGGACATGGCTCACCGTCACCTCCCCCACTTTCTCTGCAGAACCTCCCCTCTCCACCAGCCACACCGCCTTTGCAAGCTCCACCCACATGTCTGGGTACTGAAGAGGCCTCTGACTCACCCCCACCAAGAGCTGTAatgtctccatccctccctccccttatACAGAGTATGCCCCCCAACCAGGCTTCTTCAGTATCACAGCCTCAGGAGACTCTCTTGGCCACGCCTTCCTCACCTACTCCTCTACCTCTAGCCACGCCTCCTCCACAACTCCTTCCTTCTCCGCCAATTTCCCCGCAGAATTTGCCCACTCCCATTGCCACACCCTCTCAATTGCCGCTCTCCACTCTAACTGCTCCCCCTTTCCAGGCCAACTTTTCTGTGTCTCCGCCCCTCCCccaggccacaccctctaatcaAACCACCCCACCTTTACAAGACCCTCTGTTTCTGGCCATTTCTCCTCCagtttcttcctctacctccacTTTACCACCTGTGCTTGCCCCTCCCTCTGCCGTGGTCACGCCTCCTCTGGTGTTCCCACCTTCTCCGACTTTGCCCATTTCACAGGCCTCTTTGTTGACCTTGCAGCCCGCACTGGCCTCCTCGCCCCAGCAGGCCACGCCTCCTCCTTTGGCCTTGTCCCCTCTATCCACCCAACTCTCTATGGGCTCACTTTCCTTGCAGGCTTCGCCTTCTTTTTTGCCTACCCCCCCTATGCAGCCACACGCTCTACCCTCGCCTCCTTTGCAGGCAGCTCCTGTTACATACCCTTTGCCTCTTTCCTCACCCTCTGCTTCACCCCCACTGCCcgctcttctctcccctcctgcctcacctcctctGGAGGGCCCTCTTTCTCCCTCAGCCTCACCTTCGTCTCCCTTGGCAACTCCCCCTCCAGAAGCCCCACCTTCACTGGGCTCACCCACTCTTTCACCCCTGGCCACGCCCCCTCCTCAAGCCCCACCTCTGACCTTGCCCCCTCTGCCAGCTTCCACCACCTCCCTGGACACAACCGTAAGTTCTCCACAGGATCCCCCCTTGGCTTTGCCTCCTCTACaaacctctccttctcctctgacaaTACCCTCTCCGCAGACCCCACCTTCTCTAGCCTTGCCCCCTCTGcagtctccctcctccccattGGCCACAGCCACACCCCCCCTACAGATCCCCCTTGTGGTTTTACCTACTTTACAGacccctccttctcccctgacCACTCTCCCTCCGGGGGCCCCTCCTGGCCTGACCTCGCCCGTTGTccagcctccttctcctcctgcctcaccacctcTGCAAGCCCCTCGTCGACCCCCGACCCCCGGTCCAGATGTCCCCATCTCAGGTCCACGGCTGACCCTGGCGCTGGCCCCTGCTCCGCCGCTGCCACCCTCGCGAAGCCCCTCCAGTACGCTGAGCGGCCCGGACCTGGCAGGCCACAGCAGCAGCGCTACGAGTACACCGGAGGAGCTCCGCGGCTACGATAGCGGGCCCGAGGGCTGCGCTACAATCTCCCCGGCCCCGGATGCGGAGCTAGCTGCCTGCCACCCGGCCTCCTGGAGTCGAAGTTCTGCTCCACCGTTAGCAGTGCGCGGCACTCCAG GAGTTCCCCTGCAGTGGCCTCCCACTGCTGGCCCGGGTTCCTCTGATGGCTTGTGCACCATCTACGAAGCCGAAGGACCAGAGTCGGTGGCCCCCACCCCTGGATCCCTAGATGTGGAGCCAGAACCGAGGCCTGGCTCTGGCAGTGCGAAGGTGACTGCTGCAGCCTGTGCAGGAGCATCCTCGAGAAGCCCAAAGTCGGCTCGCCTTGGCGAGCTGCCGCTGGGAGCGCTTCAGGCAAGCGTCGTGCAGCACCTGCTGAGCCGGACACTGCTGCTAGCGGCTGCGGAAGGTGCAGCTGCCAGCAGCGAAGGTGGTTCAGGAGGCTCAGGGGGCGGTGGTGTCTCGGGAGGATCCCGGGCTCCGCTCAGCGATGCTGAATTGGGTCGCTGGGCCGAATTACTGTCTCCCTTGGATGAGTCGCGTGCCAGCATCACTTCAGTCACCAGCTTCTCCCCAGATGATGTGGCCTCCCCACAGGGTGACTGGACTGTGGTGGAAGTGGAGACTTTTCATTGA